One segment of Anomalospiza imberbis isolate Cuckoo-Finch-1a 21T00152 chromosome 2, ASM3175350v1, whole genome shotgun sequence DNA contains the following:
- the ST3GAL6 gene encoding type 2 lactosamine alpha-2,3-sialyltransferase isoform X2, which produces MKRILLVFILAAAVMYGILHGNLWRNNFYWLPPTAVERRNALDTCLLKPAFESLLGVDKIYPFLCANDFIRVAEFQGSNKFELPYGIKRAEQFFRLALSRLQNCGLSSEEDSIPCRRCVVVGNGGVLRNKTLGEKIDSYDVIIRMNNGPVIGYEEDVGRRTTFRLSYPESIFSDPIHYDPNTTVVLIVFKPRDLKWLWEILGGQKISAKGFWKKPALNMIYKSSQIRILDPSITRKTAYEWLHFPARFPKKEKPKHPTTGLIAITLAFHICHEVHLAGFKYDFTDRNSSLHYYGNETMSQMMQNEYHNITAEQKFLKKLIDKNFVVNLT; this is translated from the exons ATGAAACGAATTCTTCTGGTTTTtatcctggctgctgctgttatGTATGGTATCCTGCATGGAAATCTGTGGAGAAATAACTTCTACTG GCTGCCACCTACGGCTGTAGAGAGGAGGAATGCATTGGACACTTGTCTCCTGAAACCAGCATTTGAATCTTTACTGGG tGTTGACAAAATATACCCATTCCTGTGTGCTAATGATTTTATCAGAGTGGCAGAGTTCCAAGGGAGCAATAAGTTTGAACTACCTTATGGAATAAAGAGAGCAG AGCAATTTTTTCGTTTAGCCCTTTCAAGACTGCAGAACTGTGGGCTTTCCAGTGAAGAAGACAG TATTCCCTGTCGACGATGCGTTGTGGTCGGTAATGGAGGAGTACTTCGAAATAAGACGTTAGGGGAGAAAATTGACTCGTATGATGTCATAATAAG AATGAATAATGGCCCTGTGATAGGGTACGAAGAGGATGTTGGGAGGAGGACGACTTTCCGCCTTTCTTACCCCGAATCTATCTTCTCAGATCCCATCCACTATGACCCCAATACCACTGTTGTTCTCATCGTCTTCAAACCACGGGACTTGAAGTGGCTTTGGGAGATACTTGGTGGTCAGAAAATA AGCGCGAAGGGCTTTTGGAAGAAACCAGCTCTGAATATGATCTACAAATCGAGTCAAATCAGGATTCTTGATCCCAGCATCACCAGGAAAACTGCTTATGAGTGGCTTCATTTCCCAGCAAGGTTTCCTAAGAAGGAG AAACCCAAGCATCCAACAACGGGGCTAATTGCCATTACACTGGCATTTCACATATGCCATGAAGTCCACCTGGCAGGCTTCAAGTACGACTTCACTGACAGAAATAGCTCTTTGCACTACTACGGCAATGAAACCATGTCTCAAATGATGCAG AATGAATACCACAACATCACTGCCGAGCAGAAATTTTTGAAGAAGCTTATAGACAAGAACTTTGTGGTCAATTTGACGTGA
- the ST3GAL6 gene encoding type 2 lactosamine alpha-2,3-sialyltransferase isoform X3, whose product MKRILLVFILAAAVMYGILHGNLWRNNFYWLSFYGQTSSVRASPSYVTSGVTISYNQLPPTAVERRNALDTCLLKPAFESLLGVDKIYPFLCANDFIRVAEFQGSNKFELPYGIKRAEQFFRLALSRLQNCGLSSEEDSIPCRRCVVVGNGGVLRNKTLGEKIDSYDVIIRMNNGPVIGYEEDVGRRTTFRLSYPESIFSDPIHYDPNTTVVLIVFKPRDLKWLWEILGGQKIKPKHPTTGLIAITLAFHICHEVHLAGFKYDFTDRNSSLHYYGNETMSQMMQNEYHNITAEQKFLKKLIDKNFVVNLT is encoded by the exons ATGAAACGAATTCTTCTGGTTTTtatcctggctgctgctgttatGTATGGTATCCTGCATGGAAATCTGTGGAGAAATAACTTCTACTG GCTTAGTTTTTATGGACAGACTTCCTCTGTGAGGGCTTCTCCTTCCTATGTGACTAGTGGAGTTACAATCAGTTACAATCA GCTGCCACCTACGGCTGTAGAGAGGAGGAATGCATTGGACACTTGTCTCCTGAAACCAGCATTTGAATCTTTACTGGG tGTTGACAAAATATACCCATTCCTGTGTGCTAATGATTTTATCAGAGTGGCAGAGTTCCAAGGGAGCAATAAGTTTGAACTACCTTATGGAATAAAGAGAGCAG AGCAATTTTTTCGTTTAGCCCTTTCAAGACTGCAGAACTGTGGGCTTTCCAGTGAAGAAGACAG TATTCCCTGTCGACGATGCGTTGTGGTCGGTAATGGAGGAGTACTTCGAAATAAGACGTTAGGGGAGAAAATTGACTCGTATGATGTCATAATAAG AATGAATAATGGCCCTGTGATAGGGTACGAAGAGGATGTTGGGAGGAGGACGACTTTCCGCCTTTCTTACCCCGAATCTATCTTCTCAGATCCCATCCACTATGACCCCAATACCACTGTTGTTCTCATCGTCTTCAAACCACGGGACTTGAAGTGGCTTTGGGAGATACTTGGTGGTCAGAAAATA AAACCCAAGCATCCAACAACGGGGCTAATTGCCATTACACTGGCATTTCACATATGCCATGAAGTCCACCTGGCAGGCTTCAAGTACGACTTCACTGACAGAAATAGCTCTTTGCACTACTACGGCAATGAAACCATGTCTCAAATGATGCAG AATGAATACCACAACATCACTGCCGAGCAGAAATTTTTGAAGAAGCTTATAGACAAGAACTTTGTGGTCAATTTGACGTGA
- the ST3GAL6 gene encoding type 2 lactosamine alpha-2,3-sialyltransferase isoform X5 → MKRILLVFILAAAVMYGILHGNLWRNNFYWLPPTAVERRNALDTCLLKPAFESLLGIPCRRCVVVGNGGVLRNKTLGEKIDSYDVIIRMNNGPVIGYEEDVGRRTTFRLSYPESIFSDPIHYDPNTTVVLIVFKPRDLKWLWEILGGQKISAKGFWKKPALNMIYKSSQIRILDPSITRKTAYEWLHFPARFPKKEKPKHPTTGLIAITLAFHICHEVHLAGFKYDFTDRNSSLHYYGNETMSQMMQNEYHNITAEQKFLKKLIDKNFVVNLT, encoded by the exons ATGAAACGAATTCTTCTGGTTTTtatcctggctgctgctgttatGTATGGTATCCTGCATGGAAATCTGTGGAGAAATAACTTCTACTG GCTGCCACCTACGGCTGTAGAGAGGAGGAATGCATTGGACACTTGTCTCCTGAAACCAGCATTTGAATCTTTACTGGG TATTCCCTGTCGACGATGCGTTGTGGTCGGTAATGGAGGAGTACTTCGAAATAAGACGTTAGGGGAGAAAATTGACTCGTATGATGTCATAATAAG AATGAATAATGGCCCTGTGATAGGGTACGAAGAGGATGTTGGGAGGAGGACGACTTTCCGCCTTTCTTACCCCGAATCTATCTTCTCAGATCCCATCCACTATGACCCCAATACCACTGTTGTTCTCATCGTCTTCAAACCACGGGACTTGAAGTGGCTTTGGGAGATACTTGGTGGTCAGAAAATA AGCGCGAAGGGCTTTTGGAAGAAACCAGCTCTGAATATGATCTACAAATCGAGTCAAATCAGGATTCTTGATCCCAGCATCACCAGGAAAACTGCTTATGAGTGGCTTCATTTCCCAGCAAGGTTTCCTAAGAAGGAG AAACCCAAGCATCCAACAACGGGGCTAATTGCCATTACACTGGCATTTCACATATGCCATGAAGTCCACCTGGCAGGCTTCAAGTACGACTTCACTGACAGAAATAGCTCTTTGCACTACTACGGCAATGAAACCATGTCTCAAATGATGCAG AATGAATACCACAACATCACTGCCGAGCAGAAATTTTTGAAGAAGCTTATAGACAAGAACTTTGTGGTCAATTTGACGTGA
- the ST3GAL6 gene encoding type 2 lactosamine alpha-2,3-sialyltransferase isoform X4: MKRILLVFILAAAVMYGILHGNLWRNNFYWLSFYGQTSSVRASPSYVTSGVTISYNQLPPTAVERRNALDTCLLKPAFESLLGIPCRRCVVVGNGGVLRNKTLGEKIDSYDVIIRMNNGPVIGYEEDVGRRTTFRLSYPESIFSDPIHYDPNTTVVLIVFKPRDLKWLWEILGGQKISAKGFWKKPALNMIYKSSQIRILDPSITRKTAYEWLHFPARFPKKEKPKHPTTGLIAITLAFHICHEVHLAGFKYDFTDRNSSLHYYGNETMSQMMQNEYHNITAEQKFLKKLIDKNFVVNLT, from the exons ATGAAACGAATTCTTCTGGTTTTtatcctggctgctgctgttatGTATGGTATCCTGCATGGAAATCTGTGGAGAAATAACTTCTACTG GCTTAGTTTTTATGGACAGACTTCCTCTGTGAGGGCTTCTCCTTCCTATGTGACTAGTGGAGTTACAATCAGTTACAATCA GCTGCCACCTACGGCTGTAGAGAGGAGGAATGCATTGGACACTTGTCTCCTGAAACCAGCATTTGAATCTTTACTGGG TATTCCCTGTCGACGATGCGTTGTGGTCGGTAATGGAGGAGTACTTCGAAATAAGACGTTAGGGGAGAAAATTGACTCGTATGATGTCATAATAAG AATGAATAATGGCCCTGTGATAGGGTACGAAGAGGATGTTGGGAGGAGGACGACTTTCCGCCTTTCTTACCCCGAATCTATCTTCTCAGATCCCATCCACTATGACCCCAATACCACTGTTGTTCTCATCGTCTTCAAACCACGGGACTTGAAGTGGCTTTGGGAGATACTTGGTGGTCAGAAAATA AGCGCGAAGGGCTTTTGGAAGAAACCAGCTCTGAATATGATCTACAAATCGAGTCAAATCAGGATTCTTGATCCCAGCATCACCAGGAAAACTGCTTATGAGTGGCTTCATTTCCCAGCAAGGTTTCCTAAGAAGGAG AAACCCAAGCATCCAACAACGGGGCTAATTGCCATTACACTGGCATTTCACATATGCCATGAAGTCCACCTGGCAGGCTTCAAGTACGACTTCACTGACAGAAATAGCTCTTTGCACTACTACGGCAATGAAACCATGTCTCAAATGATGCAG AATGAATACCACAACATCACTGCCGAGCAGAAATTTTTGAAGAAGCTTATAGACAAGAACTTTGTGGTCAATTTGACGTGA
- the ST3GAL6 gene encoding type 2 lactosamine alpha-2,3-sialyltransferase isoform X1 gives MKRILLVFILAAAVMYGILHGNLWRNNFYWLSFYGQTSSVRASPSYVTSGVTISYNQLPPTAVERRNALDTCLLKPAFESLLGVDKIYPFLCANDFIRVAEFQGSNKFELPYGIKRAEQFFRLALSRLQNCGLSSEEDSIPCRRCVVVGNGGVLRNKTLGEKIDSYDVIIRMNNGPVIGYEEDVGRRTTFRLSYPESIFSDPIHYDPNTTVVLIVFKPRDLKWLWEILGGQKISAKGFWKKPALNMIYKSSQIRILDPSITRKTAYEWLHFPARFPKKEKPKHPTTGLIAITLAFHICHEVHLAGFKYDFTDRNSSLHYYGNETMSQMMQNEYHNITAEQKFLKKLIDKNFVVNLT, from the exons ATGAAACGAATTCTTCTGGTTTTtatcctggctgctgctgttatGTATGGTATCCTGCATGGAAATCTGTGGAGAAATAACTTCTACTG GCTTAGTTTTTATGGACAGACTTCCTCTGTGAGGGCTTCTCCTTCCTATGTGACTAGTGGAGTTACAATCAGTTACAATCA GCTGCCACCTACGGCTGTAGAGAGGAGGAATGCATTGGACACTTGTCTCCTGAAACCAGCATTTGAATCTTTACTGGG tGTTGACAAAATATACCCATTCCTGTGTGCTAATGATTTTATCAGAGTGGCAGAGTTCCAAGGGAGCAATAAGTTTGAACTACCTTATGGAATAAAGAGAGCAG AGCAATTTTTTCGTTTAGCCCTTTCAAGACTGCAGAACTGTGGGCTTTCCAGTGAAGAAGACAG TATTCCCTGTCGACGATGCGTTGTGGTCGGTAATGGAGGAGTACTTCGAAATAAGACGTTAGGGGAGAAAATTGACTCGTATGATGTCATAATAAG AATGAATAATGGCCCTGTGATAGGGTACGAAGAGGATGTTGGGAGGAGGACGACTTTCCGCCTTTCTTACCCCGAATCTATCTTCTCAGATCCCATCCACTATGACCCCAATACCACTGTTGTTCTCATCGTCTTCAAACCACGGGACTTGAAGTGGCTTTGGGAGATACTTGGTGGTCAGAAAATA AGCGCGAAGGGCTTTTGGAAGAAACCAGCTCTGAATATGATCTACAAATCGAGTCAAATCAGGATTCTTGATCCCAGCATCACCAGGAAAACTGCTTATGAGTGGCTTCATTTCCCAGCAAGGTTTCCTAAGAAGGAG AAACCCAAGCATCCAACAACGGGGCTAATTGCCATTACACTGGCATTTCACATATGCCATGAAGTCCACCTGGCAGGCTTCAAGTACGACTTCACTGACAGAAATAGCTCTTTGCACTACTACGGCAATGAAACCATGTCTCAAATGATGCAG AATGAATACCACAACATCACTGCCGAGCAGAAATTTTTGAAGAAGCTTATAGACAAGAACTTTGTGGTCAATTTGACGTGA
- the ST3GAL6 gene encoding type 2 lactosamine alpha-2,3-sialyltransferase isoform X6: MNNGPVIGYEEDVGRRTTFRLSYPESIFSDPIHYDPNTTVVLIVFKPRDLKWLWEILGGQKISAKGFWKKPALNMIYKSSQIRILDPSITRKTAYEWLHFPARFPKKEKPKHPTTGLIAITLAFHICHEVHLAGFKYDFTDRNSSLHYYGNETMSQMMQNEYHNITAEQKFLKKLIDKNFVVNLT; this comes from the exons ATGAATAATGGCCCTGTGATAGGGTACGAAGAGGATGTTGGGAGGAGGACGACTTTCCGCCTTTCTTACCCCGAATCTATCTTCTCAGATCCCATCCACTATGACCCCAATACCACTGTTGTTCTCATCGTCTTCAAACCACGGGACTTGAAGTGGCTTTGGGAGATACTTGGTGGTCAGAAAATA AGCGCGAAGGGCTTTTGGAAGAAACCAGCTCTGAATATGATCTACAAATCGAGTCAAATCAGGATTCTTGATCCCAGCATCACCAGGAAAACTGCTTATGAGTGGCTTCATTTCCCAGCAAGGTTTCCTAAGAAGGAG AAACCCAAGCATCCAACAACGGGGCTAATTGCCATTACACTGGCATTTCACATATGCCATGAAGTCCACCTGGCAGGCTTCAAGTACGACTTCACTGACAGAAATAGCTCTTTGCACTACTACGGCAATGAAACCATGTCTCAAATGATGCAG AATGAATACCACAACATCACTGCCGAGCAGAAATTTTTGAAGAAGCTTATAGACAAGAACTTTGTGGTCAATTTGACGTGA